Proteins encoded together in one Chryseobacterium sp. G0201 window:
- a CDS encoding RDD family protein: MRISELKEKKITRRATRDFDLEGNRIYNEFEYDLPFKADFSGSEKQREWAKIIDLIPFFLIFLFIFKLAPILSFLFSIPSVIILGSITETVWGTTLGKRIFRMIVIDDFGNFPNFFTSLKRNFLCLSNFYPSFSEYTTKDVAFGTQTHFRTDLSMHMNNKLCKTYIVKEIQLLKIKKLLEEKK; this comes from the coding sequence ATGAGAATTTCAGAATTAAAAGAAAAAAAAATAACCCGCCGGGCGACCCGAGATTTTGATTTGGAAGGTAACCGTATTTATAATGAATTTGAATATGATTTACCTTTCAAAGCTGATTTTTCAGGTAGTGAAAAACAAAGAGAATGGGCTAAAATAATTGATCTAATTCCTTTTTTTCTTATTTTTCTTTTCATTTTTAAACTGGCTCCAATTCTATCTTTCTTGTTTTCAATCCCATCAGTAATAATTCTTGGAAGTATTACCGAAACAGTTTGGGGAACAACCTTAGGAAAAAGGATTTTTAGAATGATTGTCATTGACGATTTTGGAAATTTTCCTAATTTTTTCACATCATTAAAAAGGAATTTTTTGTGCTTATCCAACTTCTACCCTTCCTTTTCAGAATACACCACAAAAGATGTTGCATTTGGAACTCAAACACATTTTAGAACGGATTTAAGTATGCACATGAACAATAAATTGTGCAAAACATATATTGTCAAAGAAATTCAGTTGTTGAAAATCAAAAAACTGTTAGAAGAAAAAAAGTAG
- a CDS encoding M20/M25/M40 family metallo-hydrolase, translating to MKINRFFVAPAVVLAVQFSWAQAQTGSQEKLNPVVENFVNEVNSHSQLEDMASELLDGIGPRLVGTPEMLAANEWTAEKLRSWGVDANLQQFGTWKGWQRGITHVDMTYPRIKSLSATQLAWSPATKKAIEAEVVILPKVSSKAEFDQWLPSAKGKIVLMAQYQKIGRSDEQIKEFATPELYEKLKAEKEQASKDFRDYVKNIGYDNNTLPEALEKAGAVGIAISNWTGIMGANRIFGAKTSKIPMIDIDVEDYGMLFRMAEKRSKPKIKIEAQSKVLPDAKTFNTVGIIKGKEKPNEYVILSAHLDSWDGAQGATDNGTGVLTMLETMRILKKYYPNNKRTIVVGLWGSEEQGLNGSRGFVADNPEIIKGTQAVFNQDNGTGRVVNISGQGFVKSYDYIGKWLNGVPKKVRDQIKTDFPGMPGGGGSDHASFVAAGVPGFSLSSLNWGYFGYTWHTTKDTYDKIVFDEVKNNVILTASLAYMASEDPEFTNREKREMPLDDKGQVTKWPEAKGPRRDSKDFK from the coding sequence ATGAAGATAAATCGCTTTTTTGTAGCGCCTGCAGTAGTATTGGCGGTACAATTTTCATGGGCTCAGGCACAAACCGGTTCACAGGAAAAACTGAATCCTGTAGTTGAAAATTTTGTAAATGAAGTTAATAGCCATTCTCAGCTTGAAGATATGGCGTCTGAACTGCTTGATGGAATCGGGCCCCGTTTGGTTGGAACGCCTGAAATGCTGGCAGCCAATGAATGGACGGCCGAAAAACTTCGTTCTTGGGGAGTTGATGCCAATCTACAGCAATTCGGAACTTGGAAAGGCTGGCAAAGAGGAATTACGCATGTTGACATGACGTATCCTCGCATAAAATCATTATCTGCAACCCAATTAGCTTGGAGTCCTGCGACTAAAAAAGCGATTGAGGCTGAAGTTGTAATTCTTCCTAAAGTGTCTTCTAAAGCTGAATTTGATCAATGGTTACCTTCCGCAAAAGGAAAAATTGTTCTGATGGCGCAGTATCAGAAAATAGGACGTTCTGATGAACAGATCAAAGAGTTTGCAACTCCTGAATTATATGAAAAATTAAAAGCGGAAAAAGAACAGGCTTCAAAAGATTTCCGTGACTATGTGAAAAATATTGGATACGATAATAATACGCTTCCTGAAGCTTTGGAAAAAGCGGGAGCTGTGGGAATTGCCATTTCAAACTGGACAGGAATTATGGGAGCCAACCGGATTTTTGGAGCTAAAACAAGCAAAATCCCAATGATCGACATTGATGTTGAAGATTATGGAATGCTTTTCAGAATGGCTGAAAAAAGAAGTAAACCTAAAATTAAAATTGAAGCACAGTCAAAAGTTCTTCCTGATGCTAAAACTTTTAACACAGTCGGAATTATTAAAGGAAAAGAAAAACCGAATGAATATGTCATTCTTTCTGCTCACCTTGATTCTTGGGATGGTGCTCAGGGCGCGACAGACAACGGAACAGGCGTTTTAACGATGCTTGAAACCATGAGAATCCTTAAAAAATATTATCCAAACAATAAAAGAACGATCGTTGTCGGACTTTGGGGAAGTGAAGAGCAAGGTTTGAACGGTTCCAGAGGTTTTGTTGCAGATAATCCTGAAATTATAAAGGGAACACAGGCGGTGTTCAACCAAGATAACGGAACAGGTCGTGTTGTAAACATCAGCGGACAAGGATTTGTAAAATCGTACGATTATATCGGAAAATGGCTGAATGGAGTTCCGAAAAAAGTAAGAGATCAGATCAAAACAGATTTTCCGGGAATGCCCGGCGGAGGTGGTTCTGATCATGCTTCTTTTGTAGCTGCAGGAGTTCCCGGATTTTCTCTAAGTTCGTTGAATTGGGGGTATTTCGGCTATACTTGGCACACGACTAAAGATACATACGACAAGATTGTTTTTGATGAGGTGAAAAATAATGTAATTTTAACGGCATCACTAGCTTACATGGCATCAGAAGATCCGGAATTTACCAACAGAGAGAAAAGAGAAATGCCTCTTGATGATAAAGGACAGGTTACAAAATGGCCCGAGGCGAAAGGACCGAGAAGAGATTCTAAGGATTTTAAATAA
- a CDS encoding histone H1: protein MKELIEKINAEFEAFTTEANQQAEKGNKAAGTRARKSALELSKLFKDFRKVSVEESKK from the coding sequence ATGAAAGAACTTATTGAAAAGATCAACGCGGAATTTGAAGCTTTTACAACTGAAGCAAACCAACAAGCAGAAAAAGGAAACAAGGCTGCTGGAACTAGAGCTCGTAAATCAGCTTTAGAACTAAGCAAATTGTTCAAAGACTTCAGAAAAGTTTCTGTTGAGGAATCAAAAAAATAA